Proteins found in one Misgurnus anguillicaudatus chromosome 3, ASM2758022v2, whole genome shotgun sequence genomic segment:
- the apela gene encoding apelin receptor early endogenous ligand, translating into MRFFHPMYLLLLLLAALLITSAERPGRPKKDFLNLRRKYRRHNCMKKRCLPLHSRVPFP; encoded by the exons ATGAGATTCTTTCATCCTATGTATCTCCTGTTGTTGCTTCTGGCAGCCCTGCTCATCACCAGCGCCGAGAGACCAGGTAGGcctaaaaaag ATTTTCTAAATCTCAGGCGGAAATATCGGAGACACAACTGCATGAAAAAGCGCTGTCTACCTCTTCACTCAAGAGTACCTTTCCCTTGA
- the fbxo10 gene encoding LOW QUALITY PROTEIN: F-box only protein 10 (The sequence of the model RefSeq protein was modified relative to this genomic sequence to represent the inferred CDS: deleted 1 base in 1 codon), producing MVRTDMEVGSLPVELWRLILAYLPLPDLGRCCLVCRAWRELILSLDSTRWRQLCLGCPECRHPNWPRRPHLPPPSWREALRQHALASRTWTQNGSELHSSACLHLFRRRKDRRVWHVGTMAGGGYETLRGALAVAGPYDKLVLHAGVYEEQVEVALKVPVEIVGMGKLGDVSLLVCFDQQCPTARLCNLVFMPAWFSPVVYKTSSGHVQLDNCNFEGCQLHIRGPGTCQARFCSFAQGSSAHFLGVAISLMDSCEFSGGDSASVTVEGAPVSERNWAFKHLVALAKTFTVMPTNGFTERTKPEGKDGTGADSPGDRTLKGVSTTDDWNKEDVDWETNWTKQKKSDNLIPGQDGTVIDEDGMETSSDSSEEEDEKDGEKSTAFKLSYEHHGLAHLSKPLMADSSAFPALLDLSAELQRDAEARELVASVQGCLLRCCLLRDGKGGVHLCNHGQARLEANVFRGLNYAVRCIQYAKMVMLRNEVCGCKASGVFLRLSAQGLIAENNIHSNGEAGLDIRKGANPVILCNRIHSGLRSGIVVLGNGRGSIRSNQIYGNKEAGVYILFNGNPVVSGNHIFHGLAAGIAVNENGRGLISDNVIRQNQWGGADIRRGGDPVLRNNFICYGYSDGVVVGERGRGLIEGNHIYGNRGCGVWVMSSSLPQLTGNYINHNRMYGLAVFCRKDAESTVSRDGYRSLQERGVAAGERDRGGPENFNEEGELMAWESDIDSEDERFSSRRPITVALVENNCMSHNGAVGVYVKSSEPLNVVANMVNNNRGAGVSIIQSAQLTRLVGNCILGNGWMGITVDRESRVELRGNGVYGNGCHGVCFRGDGLIMENDVVGNNSVGIRVMDNADVKVLRNRVQALRGYGITVKERVRGVVQENLVYQGHPTNTKAPIRTSPQNLECVVLNNSLVTPRSQTLWALENPPPRPHNSNPSSVPPATTHPTHLAITMTNRITASVESGCHNNGSIFCSIL from the exons GAGCCTGGCGTGAACTCATCCTGAGTTTGGACAGCACTCGCTGGCGCCAGCTCTGTCTGGGATGCCCAGAATGTCGCCACCCAAACTGGCCCCGTCGGCCCCACCTGCCTCCGCCGTCCTGGAGGGAGGCTCTTCGTCAGCATGCTCTTGCCAGTCGTACCTGGACTCAGAATGGCTCAGAGCTCCACTCATCCGCCTGCCTCCATCTTTTCCGCCGAAGGAAAGATCGCAGGGTTTGGCACGTTGGCACAATGGCAGGGGGTGGGTACGAGACGCTCAGGGGGGCACTGGCTGTGGCAGGGCCTTACGACAAGCTGGTGCTTCATGCCGGTGTGTATGAGGAGCAGGTGGAAGTGGCCCTCAAAGTGCCAGTGGAGATTGTCGGAATGGGGAAGTTGGGGGACGTGTCGTTGTTGGTGTGTTTTGACCAGCAGTGCCCGACAGCGAGGCTGTGCAATTTAGTGTTTATGCCAGCGTGGTTTTCACCTGTGGTTTATAAG ACATCCTCAGGTCATGTCCAGTTGGACAACTGTAATTTTGAGGGCTGTCAACTGCATATCAGGGGGCCAGGAACGTGTCAGGCTCGCTTCTGCTCCTTTGCCCAGGGCAGCTCTGCCCACTTTCTGGGTGTGGCCATCAGTTTGATGGACAGCTGTGAATTCTCAGGGGGAGATTCTGCGTCTGTCACTGTGGAAGGTGCTCCGGTCTCTGAACGCAATTGGGCCTTCAAGCACCTGGTCGCCTTGGCTAAGACCTTTACTGTAATGCCTACTAATGGGTTTACAGAACGAACCAAACCAGAGGGCAAAGACGGCACAGGAGCTGATAGTCCTGGAGACAGAACTTTAAAAGGAGTAAGCACAACAGATGACTGGAATAAAGAGGACGTAGACTGGGAAACCAATTGGACGAAGCAAAAAAAAAGT GATAATCTCATTCCAGGTCAGGATGGCACAGTTATCGATGAAGATGGTATGGAAACCTCGAGTGACTCCAGCGAGGAAGAAGATGAGAAAGACGGCGAGAAAAGCACAGCTTTTAAACTTTCGTACGAGCATCACGGACTAGCGCATCTCTCCAAACCGCTAATGGCAGATTCATCTGCATTTCCTGCACTGCTGGATCTATCCGCAGAGCTGCAGAGGGATGCGGAGGCACGGGAATTGGTGGCATCAGTTCAAGGCTGCCTGCTGCGTTGCTGTCTGCTGCGGGATGGAAAAGGTGGCGTGCACCTGTGCAATCACGGTCAGGCTCGCCTGGAGGCCAACGTTTTCAGAGGCCTCAACTACGCAGTGCGCTGCATTCAGTATGCAAAA ATGGTGATGTTGCGTAATGAAGTGTGTGGGTGCAAGGCGTCTGGTGTGTTCCTGCGACTCTCTGCTCAAGGTCTCATTGCCGAGAACAACATCCACTCAAATGGAGAGGCGGGATTAGACATCCGTAAAGGGGCCAACCCGGTCATACTG TGTAACAGAATCCACAGCGGCCTGCGTTCCGGGATCGTTGTCCTGGGCAACGGGAGAGGTTCTATTCGAAGCAACCAGATCTATGGGAATAAGGAAGCTGGCGTCTATATTCTTTTTAACGGCAATCCTGTGGTCAG TGGGAATCACATTTTCCACGGACTTGCAGCAGGCATCGCTGTGAATGAAAACGGAAGAGGACTGATCTCTG ACAACGTTATTAGGCAGAACCAATGGGGAGGTGCTGACATCCGTCGAGGAGGAGATCCAGTCCTGCGCAATAACTTCATCTGCTATGGATATTCAGATGGCGTGGTGGtgggagagagagggaggggtCTCATTGAAGGCAACCACATATATG gTAACAGAGGCTGTGGGGTATGGGTCATGTCATCCAGTCTACCTCAGCTCACCGGGAACTACATTAACCATAACCGTATGTACGGGCTTGCCGTCTTCTGCCGGAAGGACGCAGAGTCGACAGTGAGCAGAGACGGTTATCGCTCTTTACAGGAGAGAGGAGTGGCGGCCGGAGAAAGGGACAGAGGAGGGCCGGAGAATTTCAATGAGGAAGGAGAATTGATGGCGTGGGAAAGCGACATCGACAGCGAGGACGAACGCTTTTCCTCTCGACGACCAATCACAGTTGCCCTAGTGGAAAACAACTGCATGAGCCACAATGGAG CAGTTGGAGTCTATGTAAAAAGCAGCGAGCCTCTGAATGTGGTGGCTAACATGGTCAACAATAACAGAGGAGCGGGAGTGTCAATCAttcaaagcgctcagctgacgCGATTAGTCGGCAACTGTATTCTTGGCAATGGCTGGATGGGCATAACCGTGGACAGAGAAAGCAGGGTGGAGCTCCGCGGCAATGGGGTCTATGGCAATGGCTGCCATGGCGTCTGTTTCCGAGGCGATGGTCTGATTATGGAAAATGATGTTGTTGGAAATAATTCCGTTGGAATACGAGTGATGGACAACGCAGATGTTAAA GTATTGAGGAATCGCGTTCAGGCATTGCGGGGTTATGGGATTACAGTGAAGGAGCGGGTACGAGGTGTGGTGCAGGAAAACCTGGTTTATCAAGGACACCCTACAAATACTAAAGCCCCAATACGAACCAGTCCACAGAACCTGGAGTGTGTCGTACTTAATAACTCTCTGGTCACACCAAG ATCACAAACCCTTTGGGCTTTGGAAAATCCACCTCCTCGTCCTCACAATAGTAACCCTTCTAGTGTCCCACCCGCAACAACACACCCCACTCACCTCGCCATCACAATGACAAACCGAATCACTGCCTCTGTAGAAAGTGGTTGCCATAACAATGGGAGCATCTTCTGCTCTATTCTGTGA
- the tmem192 gene encoding transmembrane protein 192 — protein sequence MESGRSSTHGISNVEFTQSTDEEPLIDGPVLSQDALESAIRREFQTLPTHWAVGVLSFLHVVYVALCVVITVFCWISDEHSAQCTAALQGIDSKSLVVLGKVALWVFVFIYDRFVQHHHNAVRRRGYLNFYRMTRGMKSLPLLIYSAGNAAMLTVIASSSLLDAHVKNLSVYLLLTIICLELLLSIICLIKYAVHVVRFNSKKPRPDVNEEERSFGCSSDEHTETGFRDGSSLEEVVEKQADLIDYLKHHNTLLNKRILTLSAQQIRQ from the exons ATGGAGTCTGGACGCTCATCGACTCATGGc aTCTCAAATGTAGAGTTTACACAAAGTACTGATGAGGAGCCTCTAATCGACGGTCCGGTTCTTTCCCAAGATGCACTTGAATCAGCCATCAGGAGAGAGTTTCAAACTTTACCCACTCATTGGGCAGTGGGTGTACTCTCATTTT TGCATGTGGTGTATGTGGCCTTGTGTGTTGTGATCACTGTGTTTTGCTGGATATCTGATGAGCATTCGGCTCAATGCACAGCAGCGCTCCAGGGGATCGACTCCAAAAGTCTGGTGGTGCTGGGAAAAGTCGCATTGTGGGTGTTTGTCTTTATATACGATAGATTTGTCCAGCATCATCATAACGCTGTGAGGCGGAGGGGTTATCTGAACTTCTACAGGATGACAAGAGGAATGAAAAGCCTTCCCCTGCTCATTTACTCCGCAG GTAATGCAGCGATGCTGACTGTAATCGCTTCATCCTCACTGCTAGATGCACATGTGAAGAATCTCTCTGTGTATCTCCTACTGACCATCATCTGTCTGGAGCTGCTGCTGTCCATTATATGCCTCATTAAATAcgcag TACATGTGGTGAGATTTAACAGCAAAAAGCCACGTCCTGATGTGAATGAAGAGGAGCGATCTTTTGGCTGCTCCAGTGATGAGCATACAGAGACGGGTTTCAG GGACGGCTCCAGTCTGGAGGAAGTGGTCGAAAAGCAGGCAGACCTGATTGATTATCTCAAACACCACAATACTCTTCTGAACAAGCGAATCCTGACCCTAAGCGCTCAGCAGATCAGACAGTGA
- the polr1e gene encoding DNA-directed RNA polymerase I subunit RPA49 gives MASTCAWKPCGQTKQDAFIVKFSNGHVKKAEQLKIGAFKHTDAVNPRKKNRRIVVAESDRLSYVGNNFGSASLQCNNMCRYFVGVLDKRTMKMKVHNAQLFNMQPVIPGEAEAANENTTQAETYRDKVDALIEAFGTTKQKRALSSRRLNEVGNDTLQKAVARAANNIIDQKGVEALHNAVAETEAQTDTAKFLPFCNTEADKPEDVYSFDELLSPVEFEALNDVGVKMAELTPEDLQKMKDEGSPQTVLKHLEFLPKEAAARERLSRCAWYLSFLIKVSLQKRLSRKFCVENGCPRIIINKVLKNFTVESFHDGNLRSTVSTSMRMKLASHCLALLLHMGDQTANLTLLHRDLGISDIKMLELAKAMGLTLSRTSACSTEEVGTQDEHRMASLVLPLVCYDRHNERRKRKRMK, from the exons ATGGCGTCGACTTGTGCATGGAAACCATGTGGACAGACAAAACAGGATGCTTTTATAG TGAAATTCTCTAATGGACACGTGAAAAAAGCAGAGCAGCTGAAGATCGGAGCCTTCAAACATACAGATGCCGTCAACCCCAGAAAGAAAAACCGACGGATTGTG GTGGCAGAATCAGACAGACTTTCTTATGTTGGAAACAACTTCGGTTCTGCGTCATTGCAATGTAATAACATGTGCAG GTATTTTGTGGGAGTCCTTGACAAGAGAACCATGAAAATGAAAGTTCATAATGCTCAGCTATTTAACATGCAACCTGTTATACCAG GTGAAGCAGAGGCAGCAAATGAAAACACAACACAAGCTGAGACATACAGAGATAAG GTGGATGCTCTCATTGAAGCATTCGGGACAACTAAACAGAAGCGTGCGCTGAGCTCCAGAAGACTCAATGAGGTGGGAAATGACACACTGCAGAAAGCTGTGGCTCGAGCTGCTAACAACATCATTGATCAGAAAGGAGTGGAAG CTCTGCATAATGCTGTAGCTGAAACGGAGGCTCAGACAGATACAGCAAAATTCCTACCTTTCTGCAATACTGAGGCAGACAAACCAGAAGATGTTTACTCTTTTGATGAAT TGTTGTCTCCGGTTGAGTTTGAGGCCCTGAATGACGTTGGTGTGAAGATGGCAGAGCTGACCCCTGAAGACCTGCAGAAGATGAAAGATGAAGGCAG TCCACAGACTGTTCTTAAACATCTTGAATTCTTGCCCAAAGAGGCCGCAGCTCGCGAAAGATTGTCTCGGTGCGCCTGGTATTTGTCTTTTCTCATTAAAGTCTCACTGCAGAAACGTCTCAGTcgcaaat tttgtgTTGAGAATGGGTGTCCTCGAATCATCATCAACAAAGTGCTGAAGAACTTCACAGTGGAGAGTTTTCACGATGGCAA TTTGAGGAGCACGGTGTCGACGTCCATGCGAATGAAACTGGCCTCTCACTGTTTGGCTTTACTGCTGCACATGGGGGATCAGACGGCCAACCTTACACTACTTCACAGAGACCTGGGCATCAGTGATATCAA GATGTTGGAGTTGGCCAAAGCCATGGGCCTGACTCTGTCCCGTACATCTGCGTGCAGCACAGAAGAGGTTGGGACACAGGATGAGCACAGGATGGCATCTCTGGTTCTTCCACTGGTCTGTTATGATCGACATAATGAACGCAGGAAACGCAAAAGGATGAAATAA